The Pueribacillus theae genome has a window encoding:
- the guaB gene encoding IMP dehydrogenase produces MWEDKFAKESLTFDDVLLIPQKSSVLPRDVSVKTKLSEKLQLNIPILSAGMDTVTEAKMAIAIARQGGLGIIHKNMSIDQQAERVDRVKRSESGVITDPFFLTPDRQVFDAEHLMGKYRISGVPIVDDDRKLVGILTNRDLRFIEDYSIKISDVMTKDNLVTAPVGTTLKEAEKILQKHKIEKLPLVDDNGILKGLITIKDIEKVIQFPNSAKDSQGRLLAGAAVGVTKDTMQRVDKLVEAGVDVIVVDTAHGHSAGVLEKVREIREKYPDLDLIAGNVATAEATRDLIKAGATIVKVGIGPGSICTTRVVAGVGVPQITAVYDCATEARKHGVAIIADGGIKYSGDIVKAIAAGANAVMLGSLLAGVEESPGEREIYQGRQFKVYRGMGSVAAMEKGSSDRYFQENNQKLVPEGIEGRVPYKGPLEDTIHQLVGGLRAGMGYCGTASIDDLRENALFTKITNAGLKESHPHDVQITKEAPNYSL; encoded by the coding sequence GTGTGGGAGGACAAGTTTGCAAAAGAAAGTTTAACATTTGATGATGTATTGCTCATTCCGCAAAAATCATCCGTATTGCCTCGCGATGTTTCTGTAAAAACGAAATTAAGTGAAAAATTGCAGTTAAATATTCCTATTTTAAGTGCAGGAATGGACACAGTGACGGAAGCAAAAATGGCGATTGCCATCGCTCGCCAGGGCGGTCTTGGAATCATTCATAAAAACATGTCAATCGATCAACAGGCTGAACGAGTGGATCGGGTAAAACGTTCTGAAAGTGGCGTCATTACTGATCCTTTCTTTTTAACACCTGACCGCCAAGTGTTCGACGCAGAGCATTTAATGGGAAAATACCGCATTTCCGGTGTTCCGATTGTTGATGACGATCGAAAGCTTGTTGGAATATTAACGAACCGTGATTTGCGTTTCATTGAAGATTACTCTATTAAAATCAGCGACGTCATGACGAAAGACAATCTCGTAACGGCCCCTGTCGGCACGACACTGAAAGAAGCCGAGAAAATTTTGCAAAAGCATAAAATAGAAAAACTCCCGCTTGTTGATGACAACGGCATCCTAAAAGGTTTAATCACAATAAAAGACATTGAAAAAGTCATCCAATTCCCGAACTCTGCGAAAGATTCGCAAGGCAGGCTGCTTGCAGGTGCTGCAGTTGGTGTTACGAAAGATACGATGCAGCGCGTGGACAAGCTTGTTGAAGCAGGTGTTGACGTTATTGTCGTTGACACGGCACACGGACATTCCGCCGGCGTGCTTGAAAAAGTCCGCGAAATAAGGGAGAAATACCCTGATCTTGATCTGATTGCAGGTAACGTAGCAACAGCAGAAGCGACCCGCGATTTAATTAAAGCCGGGGCGACGATTGTTAAAGTGGGAATTGGGCCAGGATCCATTTGTACGACGCGCGTTGTTGCCGGGGTCGGCGTGCCTCAAATCACTGCAGTGTATGACTGCGCGACGGAAGCGCGCAAGCATGGCGTAGCTATCATTGCAGACGGTGGAATCAAATACTCCGGCGACATCGTGAAAGCAATTGCAGCAGGAGCCAATGCCGTCATGCTGGGCAGCTTGCTTGCAGGGGTGGAAGAAAGCCCTGGCGAACGCGAAATTTACCAAGGAAGGCAATTTAAAGTTTACCGCGGAATGGGCTCTGTCGCTGCAATGGAAAAAGGCAGCAGTGACCGCTATTTCCAAGAAAATAACCAGAAACTTGTTCCCGAAGGAATTGAAGGGCGGGTACCGTACAAAGGCCCGCTTGAGGATACAATCCACCAGCTTGTCGGAGGGCTCCGTGCAGGAATGGGCTATTGCGGAACCGCATCAATTGATGATTTAAGGGAAAATGCCTTATTCACAAAAATCACGAATGCAGGACTGAAAGAAAGCCACCCTCATGATGTGCAAATTACGAAAGAAGCACCGAACTATTCACTATAA
- the gyrA gene encoding DNA gyrase subunit A produces the protein MSEMENQRVEEVNISQEMRTSFLDYAMSVIVSRALPDVRDGLKPVHRRILYAMNELGMTADKPHKKSARIVGDVIGKYHPHGDSPVYESMVRMAQDFNYRYMLVDGHGNFGSVDGDSAAAMRYTEARMSKIAMEMVRDINKDTIDFQDNYDGSEREPVVLPSRFPNLLVNGASGIAVGMATNIPPHHLGEVIDGVLALSTNPEISLPELMNIIPGPDFPTAGKILGREGIRKAYETGRGSIVIQAEAEIVEHDNGTKTIIVSELPYQVNKAKLVEKIAELVRDKRIDGITHLADESDRNGMRIVIEVRRDTNANVLLNNLYRQTAMQTSFGINLLALVDGRPKVLSLKECLYHYLEHQKIVIRRRTQFELNRAEARAHILEGLRIALDHLDEVIALIRGSETTDIAREGLMAQFSLSHEQAQAILDMRLQRLTGLERDKIENEYKELVARIAELKAILADEEKVLDIIREELTEVKEKFADERRTSIEAGFNLIEDEDLIPKQNIIISLTHNGYIKRLPIDTYRSQRRGGRGVQGMGTNEGDFVEHLFTTLTHDTVLFFTNKGKVYRLKGYEIPDFGRTAKGIPIINLLQIEKDEKITAVIPIREFTENWYLLFVTKHGLTKRTELPAFANIRKGGLIAIHFREDDELIAVKLTDGNRDVIIGTRKGMAIRFHEKDVRSMGRTASGVRGIRLHGNDEVVGAGIVQDNQDVLIVTEHGYGKRTPVEEYRVQSRGGRGIKTVNITERNGMVSSLKTVSEEDDLMIITESGVLIRTAVSGVSQMGRNTQGVRLIRLEEGEKVGTVAQVNIDDDSDEHTGDNDMPEEHPNGQIENNTTTNEEE, from the coding sequence ATGTCCGAAATGGAAAATCAAAGAGTTGAAGAAGTTAATATAAGTCAAGAAATGCGGACATCGTTTTTGGATTATGCGATGAGCGTTATTGTCAGCCGGGCTTTACCTGATGTCCGTGATGGCTTGAAACCTGTGCATAGACGGATTTTGTATGCAATGAATGAACTTGGAATGACCGCTGATAAACCACATAAAAAATCAGCTAGAATTGTTGGGGATGTTATCGGTAAATACCATCCGCACGGTGATTCCCCTGTCTATGAATCAATGGTACGTATGGCGCAGGACTTTAACTACCGATACATGCTAGTTGATGGACACGGCAACTTTGGCTCAGTTGACGGCGATTCCGCTGCTGCTATGCGTTATACAGAAGCCCGCATGTCAAAAATAGCAATGGAAATGGTCCGTGATATCAATAAAGACACGATTGATTTTCAAGACAACTACGATGGTTCTGAACGGGAGCCTGTCGTACTGCCTTCGCGTTTTCCAAACCTTCTCGTCAACGGCGCTTCAGGGATTGCAGTCGGCATGGCGACCAATATCCCTCCACATCATCTGGGTGAAGTCATTGACGGCGTGCTTGCGTTAAGCACCAATCCTGAAATTAGTTTGCCGGAATTGATGAATATTATTCCAGGGCCGGATTTTCCGACCGCCGGAAAAATCTTAGGCCGTGAAGGAATTAGAAAAGCGTATGAAACCGGTAGAGGTTCAATTGTCATTCAGGCAGAAGCAGAGATAGTTGAACATGATAACGGTACGAAAACGATTATCGTAAGTGAACTTCCCTACCAAGTAAATAAGGCGAAACTTGTTGAGAAAATTGCTGAATTGGTCCGGGATAAACGGATTGATGGGATTACCCATTTAGCAGATGAGTCAGACAGAAATGGAATGCGCATCGTTATTGAAGTACGCAGGGATACAAATGCGAATGTGCTGTTGAATAATTTATACAGACAGACCGCAATGCAAACAAGCTTCGGGATCAATTTGCTTGCGCTTGTTGACGGGCGGCCGAAAGTCCTTTCTTTAAAAGAATGTCTCTATCACTATTTAGAGCATCAAAAGATCGTGATTCGCAGAAGAACACAGTTTGAATTAAACCGCGCTGAGGCAAGAGCCCATATTCTTGAAGGATTGCGAATTGCACTTGATCATTTAGACGAAGTGATCGCATTAATCCGTGGTTCAGAAACGACAGATATTGCAAGGGAAGGCTTAATGGCCCAATTTTCTCTTAGCCACGAACAGGCGCAAGCGATTCTTGACATGCGTTTGCAGCGCCTCACAGGCCTTGAACGCGACAAAATTGAAAATGAATATAAGGAATTGGTGGCGCGAATTGCGGAACTGAAAGCAATTTTGGCAGATGAGGAAAAAGTACTCGACATAATTCGCGAAGAACTAACAGAAGTGAAAGAGAAATTTGCCGACGAACGCCGGACTTCGATTGAAGCAGGCTTTAATTTAATTGAAGATGAGGATTTAATTCCGAAGCAGAATATTATTATTTCGTTAACGCACAATGGGTATATTAAGCGTTTGCCAATTGACACGTACCGCAGCCAAAGAAGAGGCGGACGGGGTGTCCAAGGTATGGGAACGAATGAGGGCGATTTTGTTGAGCATTTGTTCACAACACTAACACATGACACTGTACTGTTTTTCACGAATAAAGGAAAAGTCTATCGATTAAAAGGCTATGAAATTCCTGATTTCGGAAGAACGGCAAAAGGCATCCCGATTATTAACCTCCTCCAAATTGAAAAGGATGAAAAAATTACTGCTGTTATCCCAATTAGGGAATTTACAGAGAATTGGTATTTGCTTTTTGTTACAAAGCATGGGTTAACAAAACGGACAGAATTGCCTGCGTTCGCAAACATTCGCAAAGGCGGATTAATTGCGATTCATTTCCGTGAAGATGATGAGCTTATCGCTGTTAAATTAACGGATGGAAATAGGGATGTCATCATTGGGACACGAAAAGGGATGGCGATTCGTTTCCATGAAAAAGACGTACGTTCAATGGGGAGAACCGCGTCCGGCGTCAGGGGCATTAGGCTGCATGGCAATGATGAAGTAGTTGGAGCGGGAATTGTACAAGATAATCAGGATGTCTTGATCGTAACAGAACACGGTTACGGAAAACGGACGCCAGTTGAAGAATACCGTGTGCAAAGCCGCGGGGGAAGAGGAATAAAAACGGTTAATATAACTGAACGCAATGGAATGGTCTCGTCGCTAAAAACAGTATCTGAAGAAGACGATCTCATGATCATTACTGAAAGCGGCGTTTTAATTCGTACGGCTGTAAGCGGTGTTTCACAAATGGGAAGAAATACGCAAGGTGTAAGGTTAATTCGTTTGGAGGAAGGAGAAAAAGTCGGCACGGTCGCACAGGTAAATATTGACGATGATTCTGACGAACATACTGGAGATAATGACATGCCGGAAGAACATCCAAACGGACAAATTGAAAATAATACAACAACGAATGAAGAGGAATAA
- a CDS encoding YaaC family protein, which translates to MQNEDEIWQSFTSFQSTSAAQKFLKKNYDRLELPEADMKSYDNSYAFIYYIEHGKKYYHLASLAPTEVKPVLLFYGMIQLIKACILTVDPEYPATTAVLAHGVTTRKRKKRDYSFLLDEVKLQNHGLLSHFSAHLFDVNHFPFERINMETLFARIPEMNGTFAEIKKWKPLLEIQVEKNSLTISPSLLDELKMTERRFRDFFLKKTSLAVSSFEMKKDGFTLQFDGSFPCYSCQPFLFHKNGQAFIPKRRELYFILDEVIVHYLLLYNLSMICRYETEWWYELFYTFASDDLPFIHQFLHTTATKIPYLLSLYLKKRRN; encoded by the coding sequence ATGCAAAATGAAGATGAGATTTGGCAAAGTTTCACTTCTTTTCAGTCAACCTCTGCAGCCCAAAAATTTTTAAAGAAAAATTATGACAGGCTGGAGCTGCCTGAAGCCGATATGAAAAGCTATGACAATAGTTATGCGTTCATTTATTATATTGAGCATGGAAAAAAATATTATCATCTAGCAAGTCTTGCACCGACCGAGGTAAAGCCTGTCTTGCTTTTTTATGGCATGATCCAGCTTATCAAAGCCTGTATTTTAACAGTTGATCCGGAGTATCCCGCCACAACGGCCGTACTTGCCCATGGCGTAACGACGAGAAAACGAAAAAAAAGAGACTATTCCTTCTTGCTTGATGAAGTGAAACTTCAAAATCATGGCCTTTTAAGCCACTTTTCTGCCCACTTATTCGATGTCAATCACTTCCCGTTCGAACGCATAAACATGGAAACGCTTTTTGCAAGAATTCCTGAGATGAATGGGACGTTTGCCGAAATAAAAAAATGGAAGCCGTTATTGGAAATTCAAGTCGAAAAGAATTCCTTAACCATTTCTCCATCATTGCTTGATGAATTAAAAATGACGGAGCGGCGTTTTAGAGACTTTTTCTTGAAAAAAACATCCCTTGCTGTATCTTCTTTTGAAATGAAAAAAGATGGATTTACGTTACAATTCGATGGTTCGTTTCCTTGTTATTCCTGTCAACCATTTCTTTTTCATAAAAACGGCCAAGCTTTCATACCAAAACGAAGAGAGCTTTATTTTATTCTTGATGAAGTCATTGTCCATTATTTACTGCTTTATAATTTAAGCATGATATGCCGTTATGAAACAGAATGGTGGTATGAGCTATTTTATACGTTCGCGAGCGACGATTTGCCGTTTATCCATCAGTTTTTACACACGACGGCGACAAAAATACCTTATCTCCTATCGCTATATTTAAAGAAGAGACGGAACTAA
- the gyrB gene encoding DNA topoisomerase (ATP-hydrolyzing) subunit B — MSLEQRLDQTYDEHQIEVLEGLEAVRKRPGMYIGSTSVRGLHHLVWEIVDNSIDEALAGYCDEIIVTVEEDNSIVVEDNGRGIPVGIQEKVGKPAVEVIFTVLHAGGKFGGGGYKVSGGLHGVGASVVNALSSILEVTIHRDGHIYYEKFSRGIPQGELQVIGDSDRTGTKIHFKPDPEIFSETVEYDFEMLKSRIRELAFLNRGLKMVLIDKRGEGKELEFHYEGGIKSYVKHLNRSREVLHEEPIFIEAEKDGISLEIALQYNEGFVSNIYSFANNIKTHEGGTHESGFKTALTRVINDYARKNNLFKDNDANLLGDDVREGLTAIISIKHPDPQFEGQTKTKLGNTDARTITESLFNEDFSKFLMENPQVAKQIVEKGLMASRARLAAKKARELTRRKSALEVSSLPGKLADCSSRDASISELYIVEGDSAGGSAKSGRDRHFQAILPLRGKILNVEKARLDKILSNNEIRMIITAIGTGIGEDFDIDKARYHKIFIMTDADVDGAHIRTLLLTFFYRYMRPLLEKGYIYIAQPPLYKIKQGKTVRYAYSDRARDQILAELGERPKPDIQRYKGLGEMDANQLWETTMDPESRTSLQVSLEDAIEADEIFDILMGDKVEPRRDFIQENAQYVKNLDI; from the coding sequence ATGTCATTAGAACAACGATTAGATCAAACCTATGATGAACATCAAATTGAAGTGCTTGAAGGTTTAGAGGCAGTAAGAAAACGTCCAGGAATGTATATCGGATCAACGAGTGTACGCGGCCTCCATCATCTCGTTTGGGAAATTGTTGATAACAGTATTGACGAAGCATTGGCAGGCTACTGTGATGAAATTATTGTGACTGTTGAGGAAGACAACAGCATTGTCGTTGAAGATAATGGGCGCGGCATCCCTGTCGGAATTCAGGAAAAAGTGGGAAAACCAGCTGTTGAAGTTATTTTTACAGTGTTGCATGCCGGAGGAAAATTCGGCGGCGGCGGTTATAAAGTATCCGGCGGATTGCACGGTGTAGGTGCTTCGGTCGTCAATGCGCTTTCAAGCATCCTTGAAGTAACGATTCACCGCGATGGACATATTTATTATGAAAAGTTCAGCCGCGGCATTCCGCAAGGAGAATTACAAGTTATCGGAGATTCAGACCGCACAGGAACAAAGATCCATTTTAAGCCTGATCCAGAAATTTTCAGCGAAACGGTTGAGTATGACTTTGAAATGCTGAAAAGCAGAATACGAGAGCTCGCCTTTTTAAATCGCGGATTAAAAATGGTTTTAATTGATAAGCGTGGAGAAGGAAAAGAACTCGAGTTTCACTATGAAGGCGGCATTAAATCTTATGTGAAGCATTTAAACCGGTCACGTGAAGTTCTTCATGAAGAGCCGATTTTTATTGAAGCGGAAAAAGACGGTATTTCCTTGGAAATAGCGCTGCAGTACAACGAAGGGTTTGTAAGCAATATCTATTCCTTTGCGAATAACATTAAGACCCATGAAGGTGGAACCCATGAGTCTGGATTTAAAACAGCCTTAACAAGGGTGATTAACGACTATGCGCGGAAAAATAATCTCTTTAAAGACAACGATGCAAACCTTTTGGGCGATGATGTCCGTGAAGGGCTGACTGCCATTATTTCGATTAAACATCCCGATCCGCAATTTGAAGGACAAACGAAAACAAAGCTTGGGAACACAGATGCGAGGACAATTACAGAATCTCTTTTCAACGAAGATTTTTCCAAATTTTTAATGGAAAATCCCCAAGTTGCCAAACAAATTGTCGAAAAAGGCTTGATGGCTTCAAGGGCGCGGCTGGCAGCCAAAAAAGCCAGGGAACTGACACGCAGAAAAAGTGCGCTTGAAGTAAGTTCGTTGCCGGGAAAATTAGCGGACTGCTCGTCCAGAGATGCGTCGATTTCGGAGCTGTATATTGTTGAGGGTGATTCTGCGGGTGGATCCGCAAAATCAGGAAGAGATCGGCATTTTCAGGCGATTTTGCCTTTAAGGGGTAAGATTCTCAATGTCGAAAAAGCACGGCTAGATAAAATTTTGTCAAACAATGAAATTCGCATGATTATTACCGCGATCGGCACAGGAATCGGAGAAGACTTTGATATCGATAAGGCGCGTTACCATAAAATTTTTATTATGACAGATGCGGATGTTGACGGCGCCCACATTCGAACTTTATTATTGACATTCTTTTACCGGTATATGCGCCCGCTTCTTGAAAAAGGATATATTTACATTGCCCAGCCGCCGCTTTACAAAATCAAACAGGGAAAAACAGTTCGCTACGCATACAGCGACCGTGCACGGGATCAAATTCTGGCTGAACTTGGCGAACGTCCTAAGCCCGACATTCAGCGATACAAAGGTTTGGGGGAAATGGATGCCAATCAGCTATGGGAAACAACGATGGATCCCGAATCAAGAACTTCGCTGCAAGTAAGTCTTGAAGATGCCATTGAAGCCGATGAAATCTTTGACATTTTAATGGGCGATAAAGTTGAACCGAGACGGGACTTTATTCAAGAAAATGCCCAGTATGTTAAAAATTTAGATATATAG
- the remB gene encoding extracellular matrix regulator RemB, whose protein sequence is MFIHLGEDVVIRANDVVAILDWQLSDNLNDCVKRFKEKEKLVDIGKNLTKSIVVTNDTLYLSPLSSLTLKRRAQASIESQFAEYIEEVVND, encoded by the coding sequence TTGTTTATCCACTTAGGCGAAGACGTTGTCATTCGTGCAAACGATGTTGTCGCAATTCTTGATTGGCAGCTCTCTGACAATCTGAACGACTGTGTGAAACGATTTAAGGAGAAAGAAAAGCTTGTCGATATCGGGAAAAATTTAACTAAGTCCATCGTCGTGACGAACGATACCCTCTATTTATCGCCGCTTTCTTCACTAACTTTAAAACGAAGGGCACAGGCTTCCATAGAATCCCAATTTGCTGAATATATCGAGGAAGTCGTGAATGACTAA